The following coding sequences are from one Desulfobacterales bacterium window:
- the surE gene encoding 5'/3'-nucleotidase SurE: protein MNILLTNDDGIYADGLWALYDHLCKRHHVSVIAPDRERSAVGHGITLHQPLRAVISNINGCTGYAVNGTPADCIKIGILEILAEKPDLVVSGINPGANVGIHINYSGTVAAAKEATLCGIKAIAVSLQGRAALHYDAAAEFATYLSGQVLEKGLPEGTFLNVNIPDMPLDLIDGIRISRQCSSMSREHFEKRLDPDNRSYFWPRCEPPDPGNSEDVDQAALNANHISITPIKCDTTDYGVMEELRKWDMHKGLKAEG, encoded by the coding sequence ATGAACATTCTGTTAACCAACGATGACGGGATTTACGCTGACGGCCTGTGGGCACTTTACGACCATCTGTGCAAGCGCCATCATGTCAGTGTGATAGCGCCTGACCGGGAGCGAAGCGCCGTGGGCCACGGGATCACGCTGCATCAGCCGCTTCGAGCCGTTATCTCGAATATCAACGGCTGCACGGGCTATGCAGTCAACGGAACTCCTGCAGACTGCATTAAAATCGGAATTCTGGAGATACTCGCCGAAAAGCCGGATCTGGTAGTCTCCGGTATCAACCCCGGCGCAAATGTCGGTATTCATATCAACTACTCAGGAACCGTGGCCGCCGCCAAGGAAGCCACCTTATGCGGAATCAAGGCGATCGCGGTTTCACTTCAGGGACGGGCGGCCCTGCATTATGACGCTGCTGCCGAGTTTGCGACGTACTTGTCCGGGCAGGTGCTTGAAAAAGGACTGCCTGAAGGCACTTTTTTAAATGTGAACATTCCGGATATGCCATTGGACCTCATTGACGGCATCCGCATCAGCAGACAATGCAGCTCCATGTCCCGTGAGCATTTTGAAAAACGACTGGATCCGGACAACCGGTCGTACTTCTGGCCGAGATGTGAACCGCCTGACCCGGGAAACAGCGAGGATGTGGATCAGGCCGCGCTGAACGCAAACCATATCTCCATCACCCCGATCAAATGCGATACGACCGATTACGGCGTGATGGAAGAACTGAGAAAATGGGATATGCATAAAGGATTGAAGGCTGAGGGTTGA
- a CDS encoding DEAD/DEAH box helicase, with product MKIHRRYGRSSPANSTAPPVRIKPGADPRLRPVFALIGAPEPAPFRPDPFQLDAVAAMDRGDCLVTAPTGSGKTWIAEQAIAATFQKGGRTWYASPLKALSNSKYIEFSNIFGSDHVGILTGDRQENSAAPIIVGTTEILRNQLYDAMHRGKDLDADVVILDEAHFLGDRDRGVVWEEIMIYLPVRIPLLMLSATIGNAPQIARWLTAIRSRPCNIIEENTRPVPLFTLFLHPSGMLYPLMTIGGTQKKSRIYGKVLDYAKMKNPPRFSTGGRLPPFGDVLRVLKKYNLLPAIFFLKSRADCNNALNLCTTNILDDPDRQKRIHDTIQTFIDRYPHIAKHSQIYHLEKHAIGAHHSGQLPAWKLLLEELLTEGLLDAVFATSTVSAGVNFPARSVAFLNSDRFNGTEFLPLTSTEFHQMTGRAGRRGMDRIGFAIVVPDKFMDVRLISNLVHAPASNVNSQIRINFSMVLNLLLSHTPPQIEDLLKNSFASYLLLQDKSRATARDHLGYQQQYVWEDFERHLEFLKETQFVSDINTLTEDGIWASRLRVDQPLLIAEGFRLGLFPETDPALLAAIIASFVNEKESDERIAKRFIPKPLLTAFLNVKKKLRPFSAYMMNRGFEVRMLFLRPSAAVYAWASGNDWDTVIQISEIQEGDLAMLMFRTADNLRHIRALADTFPRAAESASKAIALILKDPVIDKE from the coding sequence ATGAAAATCCATCGACGTTATGGAAGGTCATCGCCCGCCAACAGCACCGCACCACCGGTCCGGATAAAACCCGGAGCAGATCCCCGGCTCAGGCCGGTTTTTGCATTGATCGGGGCACCCGAACCAGCGCCATTCAGGCCGGACCCGTTTCAGCTCGACGCGGTTGCGGCGATGGACCGGGGAGACTGTCTGGTAACCGCACCGACCGGTTCCGGGAAAACATGGATTGCCGAGCAAGCCATTGCCGCGACCTTTCAAAAAGGCGGCAGGACGTGGTATGCCTCTCCCCTGAAGGCGTTGTCGAATTCAAAATATATCGAATTTTCAAACATATTCGGTTCTGACCATGTCGGCATTTTAACGGGTGACCGGCAGGAAAATTCTGCCGCACCGATCATCGTCGGGACCACGGAAATTCTTCGAAATCAGCTCTATGATGCCATGCACCGGGGAAAGGACCTGGATGCCGATGTCGTTATTCTGGATGAAGCCCATTTTCTGGGCGACAGGGACCGGGGCGTCGTGTGGGAAGAGATCATGATTTATCTTCCCGTTCGAATCCCTCTGCTGATGCTGTCAGCCACCATCGGCAACGCCCCCCAGATCGCCAGATGGCTCACCGCTATACGCTCCAGGCCCTGCAACATCATCGAGGAAAACACCCGTCCGGTTCCTTTGTTTACGCTGTTTCTCCATCCTTCCGGCATGCTGTATCCCCTGATGACCATAGGCGGAACCCAAAAAAAATCCAGGATCTACGGAAAGGTCCTCGATTATGCCAAAATGAAAAATCCTCCCCGGTTTTCCACCGGGGGAAGACTTCCACCGTTTGGAGATGTGCTGCGCGTCCTGAAAAAATACAATCTGCTGCCGGCTATTTTTTTCCTCAAATCCAGGGCGGATTGTAACAACGCGCTGAATCTCTGCACAACAAACATTTTGGATGATCCGGACCGTCAGAAACGAATCCATGACACAATCCAGACCTTTATAGACCGTTACCCGCATATTGCCAAACACAGTCAGATATATCATCTTGAAAAGCATGCCATCGGCGCGCATCACAGCGGTCAGCTGCCGGCCTGGAAACTTCTGCTCGAAGAGCTTCTGACAGAAGGACTTCTGGATGCGGTGTTTGCTACCTCCACGGTTTCAGCCGGTGTCAATTTCCCTGCCAGAAGCGTGGCGTTTCTCAACTCCGACCGCTTCAACGGCACTGAGTTTCTTCCCCTGACCTCTACGGAATTTCACCAGATGACCGGCAGAGCCGGTCGCAGAGGAATGGATCGCATCGGATTTGCCATTGTGGTGCCGGACAAATTCATGGATGTCAGACTGATCTCAAATCTGGTCCATGCGCCCGCCTCGAATGTCAACAGTCAGATCAGGATTAATTTTTCCATGGTGCTGAATCTGCTGCTGTCGCATACCCCCCCGCAGATAGAAGACCTGCTGAAGAACTCGTTTGCTTCATATCTTCTCTTACAGGACAAATCCAGGGCAACGGCGCGAGACCATCTCGGTTACCAGCAGCAATATGTTTGGGAGGATTTTGAACGACACCTGGAATTTCTGAAGGAAACCCAGTTTGTATCCGACATCAACACCCTGACCGAAGACGGCATCTGGGCATCCAGGCTGAGAGTCGATCAGCCGCTGCTGATTGCCGAAGGCTTCCGCCTGGGGCTTTTTCCGGAAACTGACCCTGCGCTGCTGGCAGCGATCATTGCCTCGTTTGTAAATGAAAAAGAATCCGATGAACGAATCGCAAAACGCTTTATCCCCAAGCCGTTGCTGACCGCATTCCTTAACGTCAAAAAAAAGCTCAGACCGTTTTCCGCGTACATGATGAATCGCGGATTTGAAGTAAGAATGCTGTTTCTGAGGCCCTCTGCGGCCGTCTACGCATGGGCGTCCGGCAACGACTGGGACACCGTGATACAGATCTCTGAAATTCAGGAAGGCGACCTGGCGATGCTCATGTTCCGGACAGCGGATAATCTCCGTCACATACGGGCACTGGCCGACACATTTCCCAGGGCGGCAGAATCCGCCTCCAAAGCCATTGCACTGATCCTGAAAGATCCGGTCATCGATAAAGAATAA
- a CDS encoding fibronectin type III domain-containing protein: MLNRRLTLSYFNPGACGRACLFLLTVFMLIASYTGSARSAQINLQWDSNSESNLAGYKIHYGLQSQSYTYTCDVGNLTVCDISDLQPGSTYYFAATAYNTDGLESDFSTEISYLVPESGTTSDPGTDPVDSDQDGISDTDELTLYGTDPDNPDTDADGISDADELNFWNDIWNADNDSDGIINLLDPTPDETPATTAQLTLAWDTNSETNLAGYKIHYGLQSRTYDTTCDVGNFTSCTIADLTPGTTYYFAATAYNTDGLESDFSTEVSYLVP, translated from the coding sequence ATGTTAAACCGCAGATTGACCTTGTCATATTTCAACCCGGGAGCATGCGGTCGCGCATGCCTGTTTTTACTTACCGTCTTTATGCTCATAGCCTCATATACGGGCAGTGCCCGTTCAGCTCAGATAAACCTGCAATGGGATAGCAACAGCGAATCCAACCTGGCCGGGTATAAAATCCATTACGGACTCCAGAGCCAGAGTTACACCTACACCTGCGATGTCGGCAATCTAACCGTATGCGACATCTCTGATCTGCAGCCGGGAAGCACCTACTATTTTGCCGCCACTGCATACAACACGGACGGCCTGGAAAGCGACTTTTCCACCGAAATTTCTTACCTCGTCCCGGAATCCGGAACAACCTCAGATCCCGGAACCGATCCGGTCGACTCGGATCAGGACGGCATCTCCGACACCGATGAACTCACCCTCTACGGCACCGATCCCGACAACCCCGACACCGATGCTGACGGCATCTCCGACGCCGATGAACTTAATTTCTGGAACGATATCTGGAACGCTGACAACGACAGTGACGGCATCATCAACCTCCTGGATCCGACACCCGATGAAACCCCCGCAACCACAGCTCAGCTCACACTGGCCTGGGATACCAACTCCGAGACGAATCTGGCAGGCTACAAAATCCATTATGGCCTCCAAAGCCGGACCTATGACACCACCTGCGATGTCGGCAATTTCACCTCCTGCACCATTGCCGATCTAACACCCGGCACCACCTACTATTTTGCCGCCACTGCATACAACACGGACGGCCTGGAAAGCGACTTTTCCACCGAAGTCTCTTATTTAGTGCCATAA
- a CDS encoding sigma-54 dependent transcriptional regulator gives MPSILIIEEKIKWKDFFKSILISGYDLTYWPNGDDIDHILIHKEFDIILLDLQLKIRDSLTLLNEIKQNSPHTPVIIITNINETSLIVNASRQGAYDIIFKSFSDEKIKLSLHRALETTHLKNEIDYLRHEQDVIYDFDKVIAFSPSMKELIETLKKFAKTDGTILITGETGTGKSFLSGVAHFNSIRRDKPFIKINCANIPETLLESELFGHEKGAFTGANKTRIGRLEQARGGTVFLDEIGEINISLQTKLLRFLEEKSFERVGGNKTIHSDVRFIASTNRYLENLISEGRFREDLYYRINVLRLHLPPLRERKDCIEPMANFILNKICRNLKKKVLGFSPEVIEAFKNYSWPGNIRQLANSIERGVILEETDWIHPENFMLPEPIQKPAPPELITPPPETQTLKEHEKEMILNALEDSLWVQAEAAKKLGITPRALNYRIRQYGITHTKWRKNK, from the coding sequence ATGCCCTCAATACTGATCATAGAAGAAAAAATAAAATGGAAAGATTTTTTCAAATCAATTCTGATCTCGGGATACGACCTCACTTACTGGCCGAACGGCGATGATATCGACCATATATTGATTCATAAGGAATTTGATATTATCCTTCTGGATCTTCAGCTCAAAATCCGTGACAGCCTGACCCTGTTAAATGAAATCAAGCAAAATTCGCCTCATACACCGGTTATCATCATTACTAACATAAATGAAACCAGCCTGATCGTCAACGCGTCCCGTCAGGGCGCTTATGATATCATTTTTAAATCATTTTCAGACGAAAAAATAAAACTGAGTCTGCACCGGGCACTGGAAACCACCCATCTGAAAAATGAAATTGACTACCTCAGGCACGAGCAGGATGTCATTTATGATTTCGACAAAGTGATCGCCTTCAGTCCATCCATGAAAGAACTGATTGAAACCCTGAAAAAATTTGCAAAAACCGATGGCACCATCCTGATTACCGGAGAAACCGGAACCGGAAAAAGCTTTCTTTCCGGGGTTGCCCATTTTAACAGCATCAGACGGGATAAGCCCTTCATCAAAATCAATTGTGCCAATATACCCGAAACCCTCCTGGAGAGCGAATTGTTCGGTCACGAAAAAGGCGCGTTTACCGGAGCGAATAAAACCCGAATCGGAAGACTGGAACAAGCCAGGGGCGGAACCGTGTTTCTAGATGAAATCGGAGAAATCAACATTTCTCTCCAGACCAAGCTGTTGAGATTTTTGGAAGAAAAATCTTTTGAACGCGTTGGCGGAAATAAAACGATCCATTCGGATGTCAGATTTATCGCTTCCACGAACCGATATCTGGAAAATCTGATTTCAGAGGGCCGTTTCCGTGAAGATCTGTATTATCGAATTAATGTATTACGCCTTCACCTGCCTCCCCTGCGAGAGCGAAAAGACTGCATCGAGCCGATGGCCAATTTCATCCTGAATAAAATCTGCCGCAATCTGAAAAAAAAAGTCCTGGGATTTTCACCAGAGGTGATCGAGGCTTTTAAAAATTATTCATGGCCCGGCAATATTCGGCAACTGGCAAACAGCATCGAACGAGGTGTCATTCTGGAAGAAACCGATTGGATTCATCCCGAGAACTTTATGCTGCCGGAACCGATTCAAAAACCGGCCCCCCCGGAATTGATTACCCCGCCGCCTGAAACTCAAACCCTGAAAGAGCATGAAAAGGAAATGATTCTGAACGCCCTGGAAGACAGTTTATGGGTTCAGGCAGAAGCCGCCAAAAAACTGGGCATTACCCCGAGAGCGTTAAATTATCGAATCCGGCAATACGGCATCACCCACACCAAATGGCGTAAAAACAAATAA
- a CDS encoding U32 family peptidase, producing MNHMNHTVLPPLILAPAGSKASFLAALAAGADAVYCGLKHFSARMEAKNFTIEQLESLTRLARKKGVRVYVTLNSLIKPDELDAAAGLLEQLSRFVKPDGLIVQDLALLYLARETGFSGKIFLSTLANVSFPAALKLVHGMLGVEGVVLPRELSIDEIKALSSACPEGLNLEMFVHGALCYGVSGRCYWSSFFGGKSGLRGRCVQPCRRVYDHKGQRGRLFSCQDFSVDVLAKVLSGIPQVRQWKIEGRKKGPHYVFYTVKAYQMLRDHIAEPDMKKAALGLLEQALGRNTTHYNILPQRPQNPVNMNEQTGSGLLMGRLQGSRQNFCIIPREELLAGDVLRIGYEDDPMHHIIRLKRSVPKKGRLHLNLPEGKPPVTGTPIFLTDRREKALDDMLKELEQELEELPARPPAHAMPLQLETPRNFSIKANPQEIRVCRKTGYRKSGRPAALWLAPDEGKQIPAAAQTPVWWWLPPVIWPEEEQRYIDRVAKLLKTGHRQFVLNSPWQAAFFADAEKMTLWAGPFCNTANAAAVHMLKTLGFSGVIVSPELSREDYLQLPRSSCLPLGIVVSGCWPLCISRILPPDLKPGEPFTSPKGETAWYRHDGSNVWVYPNWQLDLTDKKNELARAGYQLFVHLDESFPAQVEEKKRPGLWNWDLGMK from the coding sequence ATGAATCATATGAACCATACGGTTTTACCTCCGTTAATACTGGCTCCAGCCGGAAGCAAAGCGTCTTTTCTCGCTGCACTGGCCGCGGGCGCAGATGCGGTTTACTGCGGGTTGAAACATTTTTCAGCCAGAATGGAGGCCAAGAATTTTACGATTGAGCAGTTGGAGTCACTGACCCGGTTGGCCCGAAAGAAAGGGGTCCGGGTGTATGTTACGCTAAATTCGTTAATCAAACCCGATGAACTGGATGCGGCAGCCGGTCTTCTGGAGCAACTGAGCCGGTTTGTAAAACCGGACGGGTTGATCGTTCAGGATCTTGCATTGCTGTATCTGGCCCGGGAAACAGGATTTTCCGGAAAGATTTTTTTGTCTACGCTGGCCAATGTCAGCTTTCCTGCTGCATTGAAACTGGTACATGGCATGCTGGGGGTCGAAGGCGTGGTACTGCCACGGGAACTGAGCATCGATGAAATCAAAGCCCTGTCCTCTGCATGCCCGGAAGGACTGAATCTGGAAATGTTTGTTCATGGCGCACTGTGCTATGGCGTCTCGGGCCGCTGCTACTGGAGCAGTTTTTTTGGCGGCAAAAGCGGTTTAAGGGGCCGGTGTGTTCAGCCCTGCCGCAGGGTGTACGATCATAAAGGCCAACGGGGCCGGTTGTTTTCATGCCAGGATTTCAGTGTTGACGTGCTGGCAAAAGTGCTGTCTGGCATTCCTCAGGTGCGGCAGTGGAAGATCGAAGGCCGGAAAAAAGGCCCCCATTATGTGTTTTATACGGTCAAGGCCTATCAGATGCTCCGGGATCATATCGCGGAGCCTGACATGAAAAAAGCGGCGCTGGGGCTGCTGGAGCAGGCCCTGGGGAGAAATACCACGCATTATAATATTCTGCCGCAGCGTCCGCAGAATCCGGTCAATATGAATGAGCAAACCGGATCGGGTCTGTTGATGGGCAGGCTCCAGGGCAGCCGTCAAAATTTCTGTATTATTCCCCGTGAGGAACTGCTGGCCGGAGATGTACTGCGCATCGGGTATGAGGATGACCCGATGCACCACATTATCCGGCTTAAACGAAGCGTTCCGAAAAAAGGCCGTCTGCATCTGAACCTGCCTGAGGGAAAGCCTCCGGTAACGGGAACGCCGATTTTTTTGACGGACCGTCGGGAAAAAGCCCTGGACGATATGCTCAAAGAACTGGAGCAGGAGCTGGAAGAGTTGCCGGCCCGTCCGCCGGCGCACGCAATGCCGTTACAGCTGGAAACGCCCCGTAATTTTTCCATAAAGGCAAATCCGCAGGAAATACGTGTCTGCCGGAAGACCGGGTATCGGAAATCCGGACGTCCGGCCGCGCTGTGGCTCGCTCCGGATGAGGGAAAACAGATTCCGGCAGCGGCTCAAACGCCGGTATGGTGGTGGCTGCCCCCCGTGATCTGGCCTGAGGAAGAACAGCGCTACATCGATCGGGTGGCGAAGCTTTTGAAAACCGGGCACCGGCAGTTTGTGCTCAATTCACCGTGGCAGGCAGCGTTTTTTGCGGATGCGGAAAAAATGACGCTGTGGGCCGGGCCGTTTTGTAATACGGCCAATGCAGCAGCGGTTCATATGCTCAAAACCCTCGGGTTTTCAGGGGTGATTGTCAGCCCGGAGCTGAGCAGGGAAGACTACCTGCAGCTGCCTCGCTCAAGCTGTCTGCCTCTGGGGATCGTGGTCTCGGGATGCTGGCCCCTGTGTATCTCCCGGATTCTGCCGCCGGACCTGAAACCGGGCGAGCCGTTTACCAGCCCGAAAGGAGAAACCGCCTGGTACCGTCACGATGGGTCGAATGTCTGGGTGTATCCCAACTGGCAGCTGGATTTGACCGATAAAAAAAATGAACTTGCCCGAGCGGGGTATCAGCTGTTTGTGCATCTGGATGAATCTTTTCCGGCACAGGTGGAAGAAAAAAAACGACCGGGTTTGTGGAACTGGGATTTGGGTATGAAATAA
- a CDS encoding amidohydrolase, protein MITTADILISNGTILTMDAGNTRIQNGTVAVTGDTIAAIGPSDTFSSWKAERRIDAHGGIIMPGLVNTHTHASMTCFRGLADDLPLMTWLNDHIFPAESKLDEPMVYQGALLACAEMILSGTTSFCDMYLFEDAVARAANHAGMRAVVGEVLYDFPSPNYGPLDQGFAYTQMLIDKWKNDPLITIAVEPHSPYLCAPSLLKKAFLLAQTHNLPLVIHVSETQAEVNNCKNQYGLTPIGHLADLGVLSPHLLACHCVALTDDDIALLKRFDVKVSHNPESNMKLASGISPVPKLLDAGVCVGLGTDGCASNNDLDLFLEMDTAAKLHKVGTLDPTVTDAVSVLRMATIDGARAIGLGKVTGAIEAGKKADIIVIDTRKPHLTPMYHPESHLVYAAKGSDVDTTIINGRVVMENGRLLTIDVGKAMADVIAVSKRIKTD, encoded by the coding sequence ATGATCACAACAGCTGATATTCTCATTTCAAACGGAACCATTCTGACGATGGATGCCGGCAACACCCGGATTCAAAACGGAACCGTTGCCGTCACCGGGGATACCATTGCCGCCATCGGACCGTCCGACACCTTTTCTTCATGGAAAGCAGAACGCCGTATTGACGCGCACGGCGGCATTATCATGCCGGGTCTTGTCAACACCCACACCCATGCCTCCATGACATGCTTCAGAGGACTTGCCGATGATCTTCCGCTGATGACCTGGCTCAATGATCACATCTTCCCGGCGGAATCAAAACTGGATGAACCCATGGTGTATCAGGGGGCGCTTCTGGCCTGTGCCGAAATGATTTTATCCGGCACGACCAGCTTCTGCGATATGTATCTGTTTGAGGACGCGGTTGCCCGGGCGGCAAATCATGCAGGCATGCGGGCCGTGGTAGGTGAAGTCCTCTATGATTTTCCATCCCCGAATTACGGGCCGCTGGATCAGGGGTTTGCCTACACGCAGATGCTCATAGATAAATGGAAGAACGATCCGCTCATCACGATTGCCGTCGAGCCCCACTCACCCTATTTGTGTGCGCCAAGCCTCCTTAAAAAAGCGTTCCTGCTGGCTCAGACCCACAACCTGCCGCTGGTGATCCATGTGTCTGAGACGCAAGCTGAAGTGAATAACTGCAAAAATCAGTACGGACTGACCCCCATCGGGCACCTTGCGGACCTGGGAGTTTTGTCCCCCCACCTTCTGGCCTGTCACTGCGTGGCCCTGACCGATGATGACATAGCCCTTTTAAAACGCTTCGATGTCAAGGTATCCCACAACCCGGAAAGCAACATGAAACTGGCTTCCGGCATTTCGCCCGTGCCAAAGCTGCTGGACGCCGGCGTCTGTGTGGGACTTGGAACCGATGGCTGTGCGAGCAACAACGATCTGGACCTGTTTCTGGAAATGGATACGGCGGCAAAGCTGCATAAGGTCGGCACGCTGGATCCCACGGTTACCGATGCCGTATCTGTCCTGAGGATGGCCACCATTGACGGCGCCCGCGCCATCGGGCTGGGGAAAGTTACCGGCGCCATCGAGGCCGGTAAAAAAGCCGATATCATCGTAATCGATACCCGAAAACCGCACCTGACGCCGATGTATCACCCGGAATCCCACCTGGTGTACGCGGCAAAGGGAAGCGATGTCGATACCACCATCATCAACGGACGGGTGGTCATGGAAAACGGCAGACTGTTGACGATCGATGTGGGAAAAGCCATGGCCGATGTCATTGCGGTTTCAAAACGAATCAAAACGGATTAA
- a CDS encoding purine-nucleoside phosphorylase — protein sequence MNNFKNKVMETTDFLTKRISISPEVGVLTGTGLAGSIGSMERSETFDYSDIPNFPVSTVESHAGKLLFGRVEKQPVVVMQGRFHLYEGYSPLEVTFPIRVMQELGINTLIVTNAAGGLTPGFRPGDIMLITDHINLTGENPLVGPNEGSWGIRFPDMSRAYDPELRKLAQKAGRHAGITLQQGVYAGLKGPSLETPAEVRFLKTIGANAVGLSTVQEVIAAVHAGMKVLGLSTITNVNNPDTPSPATVEDIIAVAEQAAVKVGTIITHVIRNFTAHDHNS from the coding sequence ATGAACAACTTCAAAAATAAAGTCATGGAAACCACAGATTTTTTAACAAAACGCATCTCAATTTCGCCCGAAGTCGGCGTGTTAACAGGAACCGGCCTTGCCGGCAGCATCGGCTCGATGGAACGATCCGAAACGTTTGATTATTCGGACATCCCGAATTTTCCGGTCTCGACGGTCGAAAGCCATGCCGGAAAACTCCTGTTCGGTCGCGTAGAAAAACAGCCGGTTGTCGTCATGCAGGGGCGTTTTCATTTATATGAAGGGTATTCGCCTCTTGAGGTAACCTTTCCCATCCGTGTCATGCAGGAACTGGGAATAAATACACTGATTGTCACCAATGCGGCCGGTGGATTGACCCCCGGCTTCCGGCCTGGCGATATCATGCTCATCACCGACCATATCAATCTGACCGGTGAAAATCCCCTCGTCGGCCCGAATGAGGGCAGCTGGGGCATCCGCTTTCCCGACATGAGCCGCGCCTACGACCCGGAACTGCGCAAACTGGCCCAAAAAGCCGGCAGGCACGCCGGAATTACGCTGCAACAGGGCGTCTATGCCGGCCTGAAAGGACCGTCTCTTGAAACACCCGCAGAAGTCCGGTTTCTGAAAACCATCGGCGCCAATGCCGTTGGCCTGTCCACGGTACAGGAGGTGATTGCCGCAGTCCACGCCGGCATGAAGGTATTGGGTCTGTCGACCATCACCAACGTCAACAACCCGGATACTCCGTCTCCTGCAACGGTTGAAGACATTATCGCGGTAGCAGAGCAAGCCGCTGTCAAGGTAGGAACCATCATCACCCATGTCATAAGGAATTTTACCGCCCATGATCACAACAGCTGA
- a CDS encoding SoxR reducing system RseC family protein translates to MATEKGVVGKLGIDTAWVKTVKSSSCKSCASRDSCAEGGGGKQMEVEAINTIGAQIGDEVLINVATSSFVKATFLLYVFPILCMIAGAVIGQNYGSSLIGLEGSDASVLFGFAFFFVSVVIVKIYGNKLGKNNEYRPRIVKIVRHG, encoded by the coding sequence TTGGCAACAGAAAAAGGTGTAGTGGGTAAGCTTGGGATAGACACAGCCTGGGTCAAGACAGTAAAATCCAGTTCCTGTAAATCATGCGCTTCACGGGATTCGTGTGCCGAAGGCGGGGGCGGGAAACAGATGGAGGTTGAGGCCATCAATACGATTGGGGCACAGATCGGAGATGAAGTGCTCATCAACGTGGCAACCTCATCTTTTGTAAAAGCCACCTTCCTGCTGTATGTGTTCCCGATTTTGTGCATGATTGCCGGTGCGGTGATCGGGCAGAATTATGGCTCTTCACTTATCGGGCTGGAAGGATCTGATGCCTCGGTATTATTCGGGTTCGCGTTTTTTTTCGTTTCGGTTGTGATCGTGAAAATTTATGGGAATAAACTCGGCAAAAATAACGAATACCGGCCCCGGATTGTTAAAATCGTCCGGCATGGGTAA
- a CDS encoding KamA family radical SAM protein has protein sequence MIPCSNPNYDNCDAQNQPAETDWHDILMDSIVSAEQLAKVLPIDSDEIKQVTAHYPMRINPYYLSLIHTPGDGIWKQAVPDIREISDPSGMADPLCEEGQSPVPNLTHRYPDRVLFLVSNRCAVYCRHCMRKRKVGASHVVTDETIREGITYIQKTKSVRDVLISGGDPLLLEDDQLERILQQLSAIEHVDFLRIHTRIPCTLPHRITPALCRMLSKYHPLYINTHFNHPAEITAEASRACSLLANSGIALGCQTVLLKGVNDQPAVMKQLMRQLLRIRVRPYYLHHPDVVSGTGHFRTSIKEGLNIIKSLRGHISGMGIPHYVIDLPGGGGKIPLLPEYIKGEHNGMLIVENYQGKRFEYPLE, from the coding sequence TTGATACCCTGCTCGAACCCGAATTATGACAATTGTGACGCTCAAAATCAACCGGCTGAGACAGACTGGCATGACATCCTCATGGACAGCATTGTTTCTGCTGAACAACTTGCAAAAGTACTTCCGATAGATTCAGATGAAATCAAACAGGTAACGGCTCACTATCCGATGCGAATCAACCCGTATTACTTATCTCTGATCCACACACCGGGAGACGGAATCTGGAAACAGGCCGTGCCGGACATCAGGGAAATTTCAGACCCGTCAGGCATGGCAGACCCGCTTTGTGAAGAAGGCCAGTCTCCCGTCCCCAACCTGACACATCGATATCCGGACCGGGTTCTGTTTCTGGTATCCAATCGATGTGCGGTATATTGCCGTCACTGCATGCGCAAACGTAAAGTGGGGGCTTCCCATGTCGTTACGGATGAAACCATTCGTGAGGGGATCACATATATCCAGAAAACAAAATCTGTCCGGGATGTTCTGATATCCGGCGGAGACCCGCTGCTGCTGGAGGATGATCAGCTGGAACGGATACTGCAGCAGCTCAGCGCCATTGAGCATGTTGACTTTCTTCGGATCCACACACGGATTCCATGCACCCTGCCCCATCGGATTACCCCTGCGCTTTGCCGCATGCTCAGCAAATACCATCCATTGTATATCAACACGCATTTTAATCATCCGGCTGAAATCACAGCCGAAGCATCCCGGGCGTGCAGCCTTCTCGCCAATTCGGGAATAGCCCTGGGTTGCCAGACCGTACTGCTGAAAGGGGTTAACGATCAGCCCGCGGTGATGAAACAATTAATGAGGCAACTGTTACGAATACGCGTCAGGCCCTATTATCTCCATCATCCGGATGTGGTCAGCGGGACCGGCCACTTTCGTACTTCAATTAAAGAAGGCCTTAACATTATTAAATCTCTCAGGGGGCATATATCCGGAATGGGCATCCCCCATTACGTGATTGATCTGCCGGGCGGTGGCGGAAAGATACCGTTGCTGCCCGAATATATCAAAGGAGAACACAATGGCATGCTGATCGTTGAAAACTATCAGGGTAAAAGATTTGAATATCCATTGGAATAA